From the genome of Ziziphus jujuba cultivar Dongzao chromosome 4, ASM3175591v1:
CTAGCTAATAAAGTGACAGAACCTATTAATAAAGACAAATGTAGCCCATCTGTTGGGCCCAAGGTAATTAGGAAACTCTGAAAGGCTAGGGTGTGGAGTCTATATATAGACTATTTTCTAAAGAGCCTCCAtgtaggaaattttttattcacGTACTAAAATAATACCTTGGAACCTTCTTCTTTCTAATGAGTAGGTGTGCCCACACACAGATCCATCACAACTAGAATAGCTGGGAAGATTCAGCGCAAAAGGTTAGTAAAATCTATATGGGTAATGACATAATTTATCGCATTctttattcaatctcgatcAGGCTTCCGCTGTGTTTATGATACcagcaattggtatcagagtcaaACCCAGATCGAGGGGTccattggaaaggggaacgaagcatgccttataaggatgtggataccttttcccttgtgacgcgttttaaacccatGCGGATGGGATCCAAAATGGACAATATTACATATGTGTGGATTAGGCTGTTACAAGTTGGAATCAAGAAAACAATGACtttgatttcaaaaaaaaaaaaaaaagactgataattttaaatgataaactaattttgatttttgataatgGAGTTGAGAGATTCAAATTGCAAATCATTGCATTTTAGCATTTGGCGTTGAGAGTTTTTAGTTGCAATACAGAAATAACTTTACACaattctaaaaaatttataatactaaaatatctttgttatgttttttttattttttattttctagtttttagcttttaaaataaatcatcATGCTGGGAACCTTGGAACTTCCTTCGAAGCTAGGCTATGGTATTTTCCTTTCCCAACCGCTATCTTGGATGATATATTGGACCTGAAGTGGGTCATTTTCTGTCTTTCACGTTTTTGTTAAAGAACAAATCAAAGAATAATTATTGGGGCAAAAATggtgtccaaaaaaaaaaaggttggttCTTTAGGATttagaaaatgaagaagttTCAAAAAGAGTAAAGTAGCTATTGGATCAtgttttgggttttctttttcttttggtactGACGTTGGCGACCTTTATCGAATGGTTggaattctttttcaaaaaactaaaaaaaaattgtaaaatttaaaaaaatataaaataaaaaagaaagagcaGCACCAAAAAATTGTTGGAATCTCGCTGAAGATTCAATGGCTATCTCTAACAATTGTCGAAGTGgtggctttttatttatttactttttatacaATGGACCTGCTTTtttaggaagaagaagaagatattaaagggagaaaaaaaaattcggatgagtattttttttgaaaaaaagaaaaagaaaaaaagaaaatttaaatatttttggaaatgtAAATAGATTCTTTTACATTCCAAAAAGAAGTAATCTTTGGCGTTTGACTTTTCCGCATGAACAGGTATTGACTTTGATTGGACTTTAGATTCTGAAAAAGGCCCATATATGCATTTACTGCCACCTGCCTTAAGTAGTTATCTATCGATCCAAAAAGGGAAGGAAACCCATTTAGTTGGAGTACTAAAAACCTAATTAGTGGGGGTTAGAATCACGTTAGCCCAGCAATCAATCAAACCAAACTGTCTTCCATGAAATTGACTTGCAGTTGGAATTCAACGTTTCTTGTAGTCTCACTTCTTCCATATTTCTTTTCCAATTAGAACAAAATCTCTGCCTGCAAAAGAGTCTAAAATCTGTATCCATACCATGAAGATTCAAAATGGATGAACTTCTTCTTTCTGAGACTGGAATGGCAGGAGAATCTAGCAATGCTTCACCAAGAAAGCTTTTCCCACCTGGTTTATTTTCATCTCAACTTGGTCatcttgtatttatttttttgatgtgaACCGGCTAGCATAATCATTATCTAtcacatattatataaaaaaatacaaaaaacaaaaaacaaaaaagtttgtaATTATTAATGTAATTGACTTTGTCTAACCTATTCCCATTGCAGCGAAACTTATTCTAGAGAAAGTCTCCAGCATGCATTCTTCAAGCTCAAACAATGGAGGTAATTCTAAGACTATTCTTTACATATTCATTTCTGATGTTTTCTTTGCCATTTCCATGTCGATGGTCATGTATTTTTGAACTTAAATTCAACAGGCCACTCAAGGCGCCAATCTACTGCCCATCTAATCACTACTGACGAGATTCTTCCCTTCCTTGCAACGCCAAAATCTTCTTCCTATGTAAATCTCGTAGCTAACttgaacaaaaagagaaaacttAATCGCCGTTCGCGCTCTGCTCCATCAGTATTCACTGATATCAAGGAAGAGTATGAAGATTCATTAGATCCCAGACCCCCTTCAAATTCAACCCCTTTGATTGTTCAGCAAGCCTTTATTGGTGTGATTTTGTATGTCATAATTGGCATTGGAATATTCATGGTAAGTGGGAGCTTCAAAGGGCATACAACGTTCAAGCCCGTAGATGCCCTTTACTTCACTGTGGTCACACTTTGCACCATTGGGTATGGTGATATTGTTCCAGACACCACATTTACCAAACTTTTTGCTTGTTTTTTCATCTTGGTTGGTTTCGGGTTCATTGATATTTTGCTTAATGGTTTGGTGACATATATTTGTGATAGGCAAGAGGCCGTGCTGTTAAGCGCTGTTGATGAGAATAAGTTCAACACCATGGTTCAAACATATATGATAGATAAAGAAAAGGGAAGGATGAGGATAAGAACGAAAGTATTCTTGGCTTTGGCAGTTGTTTTTGGGTGCATAGCTATAGGAACAGTTTCAGTGCATTTTTTAGAGGACATGAACTTCGTTGATAGTTTTTATCTCTCTGTTACATCTGTGACAACAGTAGGATATGGGGATTATGCTTTCACTACAATAAAAGGAAGGTGTTTTGCAATTTTTTGGCTGTTAATAAGCACATTGGCAGTTGCTAGGGCTTTTCTGTACTTGGCTGAGTTGAGAATTGACAAGAGAAATCGAAGGATTGCAGCATGGGTTCTTCAAAAGAAGGTTACCTTAAGAGATTTAGTAGCAGCGGACCTTGACAACGATGGATGCATTAGGTACTTTTCGTACTCTTAATATAAGTTCATACATCAGATTTAATATGACAAGAGAAATTCAAACAAATCTTATGTTTTTACCTTGCTACTCGGTTTCTCTTTAGAAGATggtaataaaaataacttaagagaGAGATTATCAATGAAATTGATGGCAAGAATGTATTTTTCAGACTTACAAAGTTATCAATGTGGCTTAAGACCAATTGCAGATTCATTAACTTGCACCTTTCTTCTAGCCTACTAAAAGACTTGCAGAGCATTAAACACActaggttttatttatttttcatttttagttttatttatttttcatttttattcttttaatcttAAAGTTTATTACAGCAAGTAAACTTCCAGGAGTGAAAGTCTCTTCATATTACTAGCAAGGAAAATACATAACCAGCTAGGATTAGGGCAAGGGACATTAGGGAAAATAAAGTAGAATGAAGGGCtcaaaaacaaatgaaagagGGATGGACTTGGGAAAATGATGCAAGTTCCTTTTACTAGAACAGAAAGCATGAAGAAAACATGTGAATTCTTAAATAATATTGCTTTTTCATGGAAGCTATATTGAAATTCATTCTTAAATGCCAAGAAGAGTTTCCCTAGATCTCAGGAGCGAGGTCAAGTGGCTTCTCACTGTGAGAAAATATATTAGGTTCAGACAATTTCTGAAAATGTGAAGAATTTGCTTCcatgattaaaaaagaatttccTTAAAGACGCCCTATGTTTTGCATCATTAGTTGTTACTGCAATGGTTAAATTATGATCTGTAAGCTTCCTCTTTTTTACTTTCTATGAAGGTTATGTTTGAAGTACTTTTACATGCCCTCCTGAACTCCTAATTTTAATATGTCCTGTCCATTTATGGTTGTAGCAAATCTGAGTTCATCATATACAAACTTAAGGAGATGGGAAAGATAGCAGAGAAAGACATCCTGCAGATCGCCAAACAATTTGATTCATTAGAACACAacaattatggaaaaataactCTAGCTGATCTAATGGAAAGTCAATGATTTATAAATCCTTGAGAAGCCTACAAGTGGAAGCATTATCTAAATCTTTCCTCGGCAACAAACAGATGCAAAAGGGTACAGCAGCATGTTTATCATGCCCAGCCTGTCATATATACATGATATGAAGTAGATGGTCTTCATGGTTTCATTCCTTCTCCAGAGCAGAAAATGCCAGATGATAACCATATATCTGGAGAAATTCTTTTGAACATACtttcaacaaaaattgattCTCTGTTATGTATCTTTTGGAGGATTTGGCTATATATTGGCTCCTAAAGTACATATATTCTTTAAGAATGTAAATATAGGAATACTAAATGTAGAtgcttttgaatatttgaagaaGCATGAAGCATCTTAGAATGTCTTTCCATATCCAATTCTAGTGAAAGCTCATACATTACATATCCTCAGCCTAGCAAATTAACCTGTTAATTCATCAAGGTTCATGTTTTTAGCAGCAATACAGTAAGTCAAACCTACACCTTCCACTTATTTACATGGCATGAAATGTGTAGGAGAGAGAATACGATGCAGGTTTTGGGCTTTTCAGAGGAAACAAATTAAGAACTCTAATGAAACTGGGGAATATATGTGCAAAGATTCACTGAACTATTTCTTCAACTTCAGTTTTGTTgcaatataataatatacacACGTCATGCTAGAAAACCTGCCACAAAAAACAGCTGCAACACACAGCATTATGCTGATGCTAGGATACTCTGTGATTTGAAGCAAGTAGAAATCGTTTcagatgaaaatgaaaataatctaATCAAAGTTgcaaaaaaaaagcaaatcaaGAAAAGTAATTTATTTGGTATACATAAATAAAGGCAGGTCATTAACTATCACTAACAGTAGCTAAGCCCATGTTTAAGTATAGCATCTATTTGCAATCCAAGTAAGAGTTCTTGAATACCATATGAGAAGGAAATATGGTTTGCAAAAATATTGATTACTTCCTAAATTGCCACGATAAATAAATCTTGAAGAAATGAAATATTCCAATTAATTTGACCACTCATCCCTACAACTTACTACCGTCTATTTGGAATATTGCAAATCGCTATTTCATACAGCCTGCTTGACAAGTGTTTAACCATTGCCTCGCTATAAGagtatgaaataaaaaatatattgttgcAAAAAAATCCATACTTCCCTAACTTCCCCAGTAAATAATATCTGTCAGAAAAGAAACGCTTCAAAACATGACAACTCATCCCTCCAAGTGTGTGCTAACTATTGGGAATGGAAGTTGCTATGCCATACAGGTTGCTTGACATGTGTGCTTATATGTCATACAGTTCCCTTAATTAatgaagatggtggaaaccaaTAAATTACGTAAATCTTTGTCATTGTAATTATATGTCTTTGCATCTTCAAGTCTAGGGAATTCTGAAAAAGTAAACCTACAAACAACTAATTGTTTATGCATGGTTTAGTCCTCACCAGCTGGAAGGGAACTCATTAAGCCAATAAAGCTTCATCAACTCTCGACCTCTGCCAGCTTGATATTTGTAATTCTGTGAACACAAACACCATAGATGCAAAAGAAGCCTCAATAtgcatacaatataaaatattaaagcagtgattttgtgattatttaaaatcttaaaaaggagacaaatggatttttaaagtTGAATAATATGCATACCTTTGTCTAATTCCACGAATGCTATCAAGAAGTTCCACTACCTGCAGCACCTTAACATTTTTTGTTCCCTCCTCACTGTCCAACACCAACGTTGAGACCCTCAAAACTGTGACAAGTTCTGCTTCAATTTTGTTCAGTTGTTGATCCAGATGTGCCAAAAGATCCTTATAGGAGCTTACTGCTTTCAAGCTACTCATAATGTCATCTCCATTCAGATTTACCCCCAGTTGAGGTCCTTGAGTTTCCTCGTGCTCTTGGTCAGCATGTAAACTAGCTTGACCTTCTGCATAAAACTGTGATTCTTGATCTTCACTGGATTTCAGATCATTAGAAACAAACTCTTTGCGCTCCACAAAATCTTCTGTTACTTCTGATGTTGGAGATACAATTCGAACTGGACTAGAAGAATCTTCCATGGGAACTTCAAGATCCATAGCAACATTCCCAATTAGCTGCCTTTCTTTAAGAGATATAGCCTGAAATGACATTATACTTGACAGGCTGAAAAATGAAGTTCTTGAATAAGATCCAGCAAAGTTACAACAGATTCAAAATGGTTTACACcaatatatgtttattataaTATTCGAGTCAGGACAATAAGCAAACCGACATAATCTTCAAAACAATTGCATACATACACATGTTTGGTACttaatttattacataataTCAACCAATTATTTGAATGTCAATCAATGATCTTGGAAACTCTCATAGAAGTTAGAACttcttatgcatatatataaccAGGAATCAGATTAGTCTAACAACTACACCATATGGATACAAGATGTAACAAATCATTGAAATCATtcacttcttttttgtttcataaCTCCAGGGTCGGAGTAAGCAACCATGTCACAGCATTTGGTTATGTATCATAAGCCAAACTTTTCCTTTGTGACATGCACCATGAAGCAACAGTTAGAAGGGGGATAACATTTACATCACAGATTCTTAAATAACTGACACATTCTTCTCAAAGACTTTATCCTTCAAACATAGCTCTACCCACTAATGGTATTCAAGTTCAGAAAGCACAAACTTAATGCAAGGTGTCTTTCTATGCCCCACAATATAATAGAggatattatattttacatACAATATTTGTAGATAAATTGATAATAGAAGAACAAATTTTTTAGTATATTCAAATGGTATAATTTCTCAAGATCCTGATACAGATCTATCATTTTACCACCAAAAATGATCTCCAATGCAATGATTACCATATTTATGAATCATATAAAAATGGTAACATTTTCGCTGGTGATCCATTAATTGTACGCCCTAAATCTATTAACCATTCTATTTCAATATGTTTTGATAGATATAAGTTTGTCTGCTTACATAATAAACTGTTTTGCATTAATTAATCATTCTACCTCATTAAGCTTTTTGGAAAGCTCATCAAGCAATTCAATTCGATTCTTTGACTTTTCCAAAGCTTCCATGACCTTCTTCTTCTGAAAGAGTAGTTCCCTTGCATCATTTTCCTTCCCAGTACGAACATTAATTGCTGCTTGCCGTTTTAGGTTCTCAGCTGCCTCTGATAGACGCAGAAGCCTTAATCTGGCATTGTTTGCTATATCACCAACCATAACATTATACCCAAAATTGTGTCACTAGGTATAAGAATTAACTTCAACAAACTCCTGTAATTAACTGGAAAAAAGGTAATAGCCCAATTATACCTTCAACGTATAATgtctagaaaaaagaaaaaaaatgctctCCTAACTATCCATTAAAGAGCCACCCTCAAGATACTACTTtgacccaaaatatatatatacatatatatatatatatatatatatacacacacgtgCATGCAAATATAAACTACAACCTACATACAACCcccaatatataaaattttagttataaccatatcaaaattcaatttttagcaaatacTAAAATTTCTTGATGGtgtattattaatgttgtctaGCTTAGACCTCTTTATtacaaaactataaaataaaagtacTCTCTGTTACGACTTGGGCAAACAAATTTCTGGGAAAAAAATCAATCATGAAACACAATTTTGCAATAGAATCATCATTATCAACCAGTTTTGGATTCACAAGGGCAAATTGGTATTGCCAATTCATGTAAAATcagtaagagagagaaagagagagcaaaaGCAGGTGTGTATTATACCTTTGGTTCTGGTGGTCTCAGCCTCGAAATGAAGCTGATCCAGCTGAGCACGAAGCTGCTCGGTGTTGACATCGGAAGCCAAGCACATAGGCCTCCACAAGGGCCTCCGCGGGACAGCCATGGCTATCCCAGCACCAGAGTTTAACAGTATCATCTTTCTctgcaactctctctctctctctctctctctctctctctgtgtctctgtctctctctatcTTCCTGGAATGAACTTGGAGCCCAAAAGGAATAATGGGCCTTAAGAGAGAAGGTCCATATGTTCACTGCAAAGTATTTgagaaacaaaaacagaaaagccCATAGGCCCAATTCCATCAGTGTcacattgataaataaataataataataatagtaataataatatataataataataacaataataataaaacagttAATTGGGTGATAAGTGAATGACACATTTGGATTTTTTAACCCTTTAAGTGAGCAAGTTAAATCTATGGAATGCATATACAAGTGTAGTATGAATGTAGCATGGAAATCTAGATGTTTCATTCTTTGCGTACTAATTATTTGTCTAAGCCGGGCATCATGTGTGactaaaaatacagtaaaacgaTAATTAAAGAAGGtcccaaaaataattattttatgactATTCAACTGCATGCACATAAAAAATAAGATCAACATGCAGAAATTTGTAGTTCAATGTAATTTCATTTAAGCCATTAGATTTAACAAGATTGAATAAGGCAGCTATTATTTCATGGTACAAAGATTATAGTTGGAATTTTccacccaaaataaaataactaataattaaCTTGTCCAACAGAATGTCTAAAAATTCAGTCATTCTCCACTTAGGTTGTAtacatgaataataaaaaatgttggTAGCTTTAATTTATATACGTGGCATTTGAAACACAGTACATGTAGCAGTGTTTAGCTGATTTAGACTTTTAATTCAAAtgcctaattttaatttttggtaccCATGAACTGATTATTTGCTTGATCTATGCGATATGGTTGGAACTATATCATAATAGTGTTACGAACttctttttgtgtgtgtgtgtgtgtaacatTTCATTAGGTTAATTTATAATACAATTCAGTTTGAAATTTATGaagtattaattattttcaGAAACTGTTAGCCATGGATActtttgtgttatatatatatatagagagaggtttaggtataataaataaataaaaaattgtataatctttaatattttccatgcatgaagacaaattaattaattatgataagAACATTATGTTAATTATTTTCACAGGCACAGCACATggcttgaatatatatatatatatatataagtccaaGGCAGCAAACcaagaaattatattaatattataatgtcATGCATATGACTCTTTCCTAAGAttcaaattttctattataattTATCTGAAAAAAGACTAAAGTCCTTGCAATTTTTTAATCTGGCCACATAAAAAGCATGTCAAACGGGACTAAAAGTTTCCAAATTA
Proteins encoded in this window:
- the LOC107416198 gene encoding uncharacterized protein LOC107416198 isoform X2, with the translated sequence MVGDIANNARLRLLRLSEAAENLKRQAAINVRTGKENDARELLFQKKKVMEALEKSKNRIELLDELSKKLNEAISLKERQLIGNVAMDLEVPMEDSSSPVRIVSPTSEVTEDFVERKEFVSNDLKSSEDQESQFYAEGQASLHADQEHEETQGPQLGVNLNGDDIMSSLKAVSSYKDLLAHLDQQLNKIEAELVTVLRVSTLVLDSEEGTKNVKVLQVVELLDSIRGIRQRITNIKLAEVES
- the LOC107416198 gene encoding uncharacterized protein LOC107416198 isoform X1; its protein translation is MILLNSGAGIAMAVPRRPLWRPMCLASDVNTEQLRAQLDQLHFEAETTRTKANNARLRLLRLSEAAENLKRQAAINVRTGKENDARELLFQKKKVMEALEKSKNRIELLDELSKKLNEAISLKERQLIGNVAMDLEVPMEDSSSPVRIVSPTSEVTEDFVERKEFVSNDLKSSEDQESQFYAEGQASLHADQEHEETQGPQLGVNLNGDDIMSSLKAVSSYKDLLAHLDQQLNKIEAELVTVLRVSTLVLDSEEGTKNVKVLQVVELLDSIRGIRQRITNIKLAEVES
- the LOC107416117 gene encoding two-pore potassium channel 3 isoform X1, producing MDELLLSETGMAGESSNASPRKLFPPAKLILEKVSSMHSSSSNNGGHSRRQSTAHLITTDEILPFLATPKSSSYVNLVANLNKKRKLNRRSRSAPSVFTDIKEEYEDSLDPRPPSNSTPLIVQQAFIGVILYVIIGIGIFMVSGSFKGHTTFKPVDALYFTVVTLCTIGYGDIVPDTTFTKLFACFFILVGFGFIDILLNGLVTYICDRQEAVLLSAVDENKFNTMVQTYMIDKEKGRMRIRTKVFLALAVVFGCIAIGTVSVHFLEDMNFVDSFYLSVTSVTTVGYGDYAFTTIKGRCFAIFWLLISTLAVARAFLYLAELRIDKRNRRIAAWVLQKKVTLRDLVAADLDNDGCISKSEFIIYKLKEMGKIAEKDILQIAKQFDSLEHNNYGKITLADLMESQ
- the LOC107416117 gene encoding two-pore potassium channel 3 isoform X2, with the protein product MDELLLSETGMAGESSNASPRKLFPPAKLILEKVSSMHSSSSNNGGHSRRQSTAHLITTDEILPFLATPKSSSYVNLVANLNKKRKLNRRSRSAPSVFTDIKEEYEDSLDPRPPSNSTPLIVQQAFIGVILYVIIGIGIFMVSGSFKGHTTFKPVDALYFTVVTLCTIGQEAVLLSAVDENKFNTMVQTYMIDKEKGRMRIRTKVFLALAVVFGCIAIGTVSVHFLEDMNFVDSFYLSVTSVTTVGYGDYAFTTIKGRCFAIFWLLISTLAVARAFLYLAELRIDKRNRRIAAWVLQKKVTLRDLVAADLDNDGCISKSEFIIYKLKEMGKIAEKDILQIAKQFDSLEHNNYGKITLADLMESQ